The Apium graveolens cultivar Ventura chromosome 3, ASM990537v1, whole genome shotgun sequence sequence ACTAGATACCTCAATTACATTTGCAACTCAAAGAAACCTCAAATGCAACACATTTCATATTATGTTATTATAAAAAGCAACATACAATGTTGTTTGTAACTTTTTATGAAACTACTTATGCAATCCTAAATATAACATGTTTAATGCAACCTTATATACATGTTTGAAACCTAGAATTCAACAACATATGCAACTATAATAATTAAAAGATTATTAATATCTAATATAACCATTATGTAACTCTAAATGTAATCTCACCATAACTGTAAATTAACCTTATAGAAATAATTTAAACGTAGATTTCAACCACCTATGCaactttaaaaattaaaaaaattatctaaTACATAAATTATGTAACTTTAGATACCGCAAATGTTATAGTCTTACTCAAGCTTCTAAAACCCAATTATGGAATTTGTGAACCTCTAAACAATTACTCAAATGTTATTGTGATCAGTGTTGAGATACTTGGGGTATGTATGATCAGACATAAAAATAGCATTGATGAAAAAAGCATAACCTAAAGATGCTAACTAATTGCTCTGACGAGGCCATTGGTTATGATTTTGATGATGATCATTATCATAGGTACTTTAACTAATCCCTCTTTGTGTGCTTACTTATCAGTTACCACATTGCAtatcattttattattttaatactTGGAACAATCAACTACTAATTATGGTTTTACCTATTTGACACTCTTGTTCATGGGAGATTACTGTATCAGAATCTAAAACGTGACCCTCTTCTAAGGAATCTTTTACATAGCATAACTTGTTATTGTGATCAGTGTTGAGATACTTGGCATTAACTGAAGTATCTCTTATCCAAAGGTTAACTTAAAGATGAAGGTTGTATTTGCAACCATACCtacaactgctagcaaccatatatgcaaccacaaacgcaaatttgaaaaaatatgtTGAAAAATACATTTAGTTGCAAAATAAGTTGCAAGTGGTTGCAAATGACGAAAAATAAGTGTGCCTGCAGGGCCAATACTAATATCACAAAAGTAACCATGAAATCAACTAAAATCAGAGCAAAAATCGCCTAAACgtaaccaaaatccatcctctCCAATCTTTCGATTCCACTTCCCGTCAATACCAAACCTCTTCTCCACTTTTATCATCTCAAACAAGCTCCAAGCATCTTCAAACCTCCCAACCTGAAAATACTCAGTAACCATGGCAGTCCAAGAAACAACATCGGTCACCTTCATCCTCTCATTCACTTTACTCACATCATCCATCAACTCACACTTTGCATTCATATCCACAATAGCATTGCCCACAAACACATCCTCAGAAAGCCCACTCCGAACCGCATACCCGTGAACCTCCTTCCCTCTCCTCCATACTTTCACAACCCCACAAGCAGGAAGAACATTAACAAGACTAACTGCATCCACCCTCACACCAAACTCCCCCTTCTCCCCACCTCTCAAACAACCTCAACGCACCCTTAACATCCCGCACTCTACACGTACACAACCACAATCGAATTCCACGAAAAAACATCCTCAACCCATATCTGACacattttatcaaataccttcCGTGCATCTCTCAAAACTCCACTATTAAAATACATCATCGTAAGCACATTACAAACAAACACATTACACTCCACAAACCCTTTCTTAACCACAACCCCATGAACACAAAATCCCAAAAACCCATCCCCCTAATCTTTAAGTCTGAACATAAATCACTAAGAACAAGGTTGAGCTGATTGAATTGTGAATTACGAGAATCAACAAACAAGAATAGTTCAGAATTTAATTGAGAACTGTTGGAAACGTGATAAGCTTTACAcacaaaatatataaattatacaCTAAAGATAAATACCCAAACTTTTATTACTTATTTCACTCGATATATAAAGCTACAGCTTTTTGAACACAAGGCTGCTGCCTTCCTTTCTTTCTAATGAGCAACAACTCCttataacaaatatatatttttctcACTTCTGTGTGTCTTTAAAATCTTGTTGGGTGTCCTATTTATAGGCTATGTTGTACGTGTCATTGCTTATGTCAATTTTCTAGCTGCTATTAATACATACGCGTATAACCACCTTATTTTTAGGGCTTCATTCATTTTCCACATGACCAGCTAGTTGTTGCCTTCTCTGTTTAGATGTGCAGCCTACCTTAACTTTAAAATACAAACATATAAGTCTTGACTTCTTTAATTTCCAGCCCATACACGTAAGTTGCATGTAGTCTTCTATTTAGCTTCCCAGACTGCCACGTTCCTATTTCATTTATCAGTACACGCTTTTGACCACCACCCTGTATGAAAGATAATAACATATATCAGCCTACCATATTTCCTGGTTGACTGCTCTTATTTTCTTTTTCATGTTACTGCATTTATAAACCCAGCTGTAATTATTACTGCTTGAGAGTTTGAATTCTAACAAGAACAAGTTGAATATAAGAACATGTATGTATATTTGCGTGTGTGGAGAGAGAGAGCACCAGAGAGAGAACACGAGTGagagagagaacatgagagagaAAAATAGAGTGGGGACATGATCATTATAGTTGCTGCAGTAACATAGTGTTTTGCAAGTATTCTTTGCATGAAGTTGTAAGAGCTATTTTCTTCAAGTGTTTTGGTTATGAAACTAGTACTGAACCAGACGCTGCTGTTGCAACTCCAGATGTGAAAGAAGGAGATCCACCACAGCCTTCTTCAACAACTTAACCTGTTCCTCAACCCTGTCCATCATCTTCTCCACAACCAACTGTAAGTTCTGTTAATCTCTTCCATTTACTTGAATATATACACAGATTAAGATGAAGGAATTTTGGATATGTGTGAAATATATTTTGATAGTATATGAGGTTTAATTGTCACAAATTGACCTTCTcccaaacaaaacaaaaatatgGTTACAGAAGTCGGTTAATGTGTGCTAACCTCCTCAATCCGGGGATGGAACCAGGGGAGGCTAAAACTCGACTAACCTCGTaaataaattgaattattttttttaatctcGACTATCTTGAAATTTTAATTGTTTCCTTACACTTATGTATTTTGTCACAAATATTTTAAGATTCTAGTTCGATCACTGTAATTTTGTTGTATTTATCTGTCCTCGGATTTATACAGGAAGACATGACAATACGTTTCCGACCGCCTCCAAGGCGATCGCCCACCAGAGGAAGTGGACCTGAGACTAATTCTTCAGGGAATTCTTAAGCTAGCTTTTACATCCTCAGTATAAGTTTCTTGTTCTTTTGTTGTTGGATTAATAGTGCTGTTAAGGATTCTATGTAATGATGTATCTGCAAATGTAATTGATGTGCTTGCTTTATTTTGAATTATGTGCAGCACTGTTAATTTCTGGGATGAACGTATTCATGTTCCACCATGCTATTGACTGCATATAATATTTCCATGACTCCATGTCTCACAGTACTTTTCGGAATATTTTGATCTGTGGACTGTGGATTAGAGAGATCATGGAATTTATAGCAATCTCTAGCCAAAACATGCCCAAACAAATACACGTTTCCAAAGGCATCCAATTTTCCAATTCTGATCTCCCACCAGGCACCAACTTAGTGTCAGTAGTGTACAGCCATAGAGCCACTATCAATACATCAGGCCCAGAAATCCTGAAACGTGTATACATATGCGTTCATGTGCTATGGCGGATCCACCTTTAAAGTTGGGAGGTCGtagaattttataaaaacatcGGGGATAGTACGGTTAAACCTTGTTTTACAATCTCTAATTCTTCACATTTTTATAGCATTACGCGCAAGTACCGATAATTTGagatttttaaattgtttttaacATTGTGAACTCTGTCATGTTGTATCAGTAGAAAAAGTTCTTAAATTTATATAACGTTATCGAATTTGTAGGCAATATATAGGGAAATCTACTTCAGTGAGCAAACCTAGAGAACCAGGATGTCATCCATTAGGTTTTGAAAAGATTAGATCGTTCACATTTAAATTGTTGCCATGCTGATATCCTTGACAAAACTTTTCAACTTGAAACAGGATAGAGTTATTAAATGAAAGTAGAGTAGTTGATATACTGAATCAAGAGATTACATGAAATTTAAGATGATTATCTAAACAGGTAGAAATATGAAACTGCAAAAACTAAATGAAAGTTTAAATAACACCACAAATTACAACAATGTTGAAATAGAAAACCTAAAAGTATTTCAAAAGCAAAAAACTCCTAATGTAGGAAAAAGATACTGCACTACTTAAGAGAACCCTAAACAAACATTGTTTTGTGTAGTTGGTTCCCTTGTTTTACTTTCTGTTTGTCTAATTCACTTCATCGAGCTTCTCTGCATGTAGTCGTCGAAATCTTCCCCTGATAATGAAGCAAAAAGCGAAACTAGTGATTTGAGCTCACCTTCGTCCATCAATGGAATAGTCGCTGATGATTGATTGTTCCCGTTTGCAGTGCCAGGTTGATAATCGGGCACAGGAACATTATGGATACCTCCTTCTGCAAACGGGATTGGTTGATCAGTCTTACCAGGAAACATTGCAATATTAGGATTATTCTGATTTATAACATGTTGAGTTAACAAgacaaaaaaaacaaaacaaagaaaatcaatTAAAGTGTGTAATTAATGGTAGCGTATGTGTGATTGTCAAAGAATGGTGATGATTTGCTATGATCAAAGACCAAGTACATTAGGAGATGTGCGAGATGGAGCAATGGACAGATTGCAGGGGCCAAAGGGGTTACCATCACTGCCATTACCTTTAAAATCGAAGAAGGTATGTGCTTTCAGTTACGCAAAAAAGGCCTCGTGTTTAGTGGATTGGTGTTTGGAAGACCTCAATAAGTGCAGGGAGTACCATAGGCGCCACAGGGTTTGCGAGGGTCACTCAAAGATCCCTGTTCTGATAAGTAAAGGCAGAGAGCAAAGGTACTGCCAGCAATGCAGCAGGTGAGGCTTTCTGAGTATGAATCAAGCCATATCTCTGCTCCGGTGTCAGTTCTTTTATGATATCTTTCATTCTATTTTGTTCAAAACACGTGGATTGTTTCAATTAGTTCTCTACTAATTATAATAACATGTGGATGAATGCTAGAGAGGATATATAGGTTGCACGTTATCTTGCTCTAATCTTAAACTTTTCTCTGGAATAGAAGTAATGCCAATAATTATGAAAATACTAACACGAGATGGATCTTCCAAAGAACAAGGCTGCTCGCAACTTTTAACTACAAAAACCAGTAAAACTAATCAAAAATGCATAAATATGCATCCCTTGTATACTCTAATCAGGTCTTACTTTCTTCATTCGCTCATTTATTTTCTGTTAGTGTTCGGTTCTAACTGTGTTTCTGTTAGAATGTCAAACTCTTCCAGATGCATAGTTAATGAATAAAACAAAAGAATAAATGTAGTGCAAATCTTCATCCAGGAAAAATGGTAGGCAGCTCGGTGCAATAATTTGTTATGCATGCATGGTCAACTATTCACATAAGAAATACACAGAAGTCTTCCTAAGAATCAGGGAGTTGTATGGCGTTGGTATGCAGCAGCTGTTAAAATGAAAGGCTGGGTTTTATCATTGAGCTACTAGTTGGAAAAGTCAAGTTTGAATGCTAGATATAAGGTAGGCTGCATGTTTTCTAGTTAAAATAATATGTAAGCAATGACATAAGAAGTTTGTACACTATAAATAGACATACCCAGGAACATAGCATTACTACAAAAATTTGAAAACATCAGAGAGAAAAAAAAGAGTCATAACTCTTGAAAGAAAGAAACAAGGCCGTAGCCTTAGTGTTGTAAACAAAACAAAAGCTGTagttattatttatatataaagaGTGTGCTTTGTCTGTTttattatcaaaaataattatacaTACATAGCAGCAGGTGTTTTAAATATTAGAGTTAGCCCATTCACGTTTCCAACAACTGGTATCCGAGCCAGCGTTCCGTTCAAGAAAATGGCAAATATGGTGCAACCAAATATTCCAAAATTAACGGCAATAAATTACGGGAATTGGAGTATCCAGATGAAGGTGTTACTCGGTTCCTACGACAATTGGGATATTGTCGAAAGTGGGTTTATTGAGCCCGCAGATGCTGCCGCTGAAGTAGCACTACCAAATGCCGAGAAGACGGCATTAAAGGAATCCCGGAAAAAAGACAAGAAGGCGCTATATACAATTTTTCAAGGTGTTGACGAATCTACCTTTGAAAAAATTTCAGATGCAAAAACGGCGAAAGAGGCATGGGAGATTTTGTAAAAATCTTTCCAAGGTGTCGAAAAAGTTAAAAAGGTGCGGCTCCAAGTTCTTCGTGGCGAGtttgaaaatattaaaatgaaGGCCTCAGAAAATATTGGTGAATATGCTACTCGTTTAAAAACAGTGACAAACGAGAtgaagagaaatggagaaagtcTCGATGATATTCGGGTCATGGAAAAATTACTCCGTTCATTGACAAGAAAA is a genomic window containing:
- the LOC141713876 gene encoding pentatricopeptide repeat-containing protein At5g16860-like; this encodes MDRVEEQVKLLKKAVVDLLLSHLELQQQRLGDGFLGFCVHGVVVKKGFVECNVFVCNVLTMMYFNSGVLRDARKVFDKMCQIWVEDVFSWNSIVVVGGEKGEFGVRVDAVSLVNVLPACGVVKVWRRGKEVHGYAVRSGLSEDVFVGNAIVDMNAKCELMDDVSKVNERMKVTDVVSWTAMVTEYFQVGRFEDAWSLFEMIKVEKRFGIDGKWNRKIGEDGFWLRLGDFCSDFS